One window of Populus nigra chromosome 5, ddPopNigr1.1, whole genome shotgun sequence genomic DNA carries:
- the LOC133693351 gene encoding aldehyde oxidase GLOX-like — MPSSILFFLFLQLFFAIQPCHRVVTSAAGGGRWQLLQKSIGIVAMHMQLLNNDRVVIYDRTDFGRSNLSLPGGKCRDDSSEIVIKHDCTAHSVEYDVLANKFRPLMVQTDVWCSSGAVVPDGSLIQTGGFSDGERKVRTFYPCNGDCDWVETGDGLKATRWYATNHILPDGKQIIIGGRRQFNYEFYPKTSSPDVYSLPFLSQTNDRGSENNLYPFVFLNSDGNLFIFANNRAILFDYKTGKVVKTYPAIPGGDPRSYPSTGSAVLLPLKNSDAATIEAEVLVCGGAPKGSFEKVAKRNFVKALDTCGRIKINDPNPQWVMETMPYARVMGDMTLLPNGVVLIINGAGAGTAGWENGRNPVLNPILYWPNGAAGSRFESLNPSTIPRMYHSTAILLRDGKVLVGGSNPHIGYEFNGVLFPTELSLEAFSPPYLDAQNNYLRPTIVSSTASKGKYIGYGQKLLVRFKVTGKLMADRISVTMVAPAFNTHSYSMNHRLLVLGNTKVTSVGTSTYDIQVTTPRSGYLAPSGHYILYVVHQYIPSTGIWVKIL; from the coding sequence atgcCTAGTTCCatacttttctttctcttcttgcaACTGTTCTTTGCTATCCAACCATGTCACCGGGTAGTGACCTCTGCAGCTGGTGGTGGTAGGTGGCAACTCTTGCAGAAAAGCATTGGCATAGTAGCTATGCATATGCAACTCCTCAACAATGACCGTGTAGTGATCTATGATAGAACTGATTTTGGCAGGTCGAATCTTTCATTACCAGGTGGAAAATGTCGGGATGATTCGAGTGAAATAGTTATCAAGCATGACTGCACTGCTCATTCTGTCGAGTATGATGTTTTGGCTAATAAATTCAGGCCACTTATGGTCCAAACCGATGTTTGGTGTTCTTCAGGAGCTGTTGTTCCTGATGGGAGTCTGATTCAAACCGGTGGTTTCAGTGATGGTGAACGTAAGGTCAGGACTTTCTATCCATGCAATGGTGATTGTGATTGGGTAGAAACTGGTGATGGTCTTAAGGCAACAAGATGGTATGCCACTAATCATATACTGCCAGATGGCAAGCAAATCATTATTGGTGGTAGAAGGCAAttcaattatgaattttatcCGAAAACTTCTTCCCCGGATGTCTACAGTTTGCCATTTCTATCGCAAACTAATGATCGTGGCAGTGAAAACAACTTATATCcatttgtttttctcaatagTGATGGGAATTTATTCATTTTCGCCAATAATCGAGCCATATTGTTCGATTACAAGACGGGCAAGGTGGTGAAGACTTATCCAGCAATACCTGGAGGTGATCCAAGAAGCTATCCAAGTACAGGTTCTGCAGTGTTGCTTCCATTGAAGAACTCAGATGCTGCAACTATTGAAGCTGAGGTTTTGGTATGTGGAGGTGCACCAAAAGGGTCTTTTGAAAAGGTGGCAAAACGTAATTTTGTCAAAGCTTTGGACACTTGTGGCCGGATCAAGATAAACGACCCAAATCCACAATGGGTAATGGAAACTATGCCTTATGCTAGAGTAATGGGTGATATGACATTGCTTCCGAACGGCGTTGTTTTGATCATTAACGGGGCCGGAGCAGGTACTGCCGGGTGGGAAAATGGTCGAAATCCAGTCTTGAACCCGATCCTCTATTGGCCCAACGGTGCAGCAGGGTCAAGGTTTGAGTCTCTAAATCCAAGTACGATCCCAAGAATGTACCATTCCACAGCAATTTTGCTTCGTGATGGCAAGGTTCTCGTTGGTGGTAGCAATCCCCATATTGGATATGAATTCAATGGGGTCTTATTTCCAACTGAATTGAGTTTAGAAGCATTCTCTCCACCATATTTGGATGCACAGAATAATTACTTGAGACCAACAATTGTCTCATCAACTGCTTCCAAAGGTAAATATATTGGTTACGGACAAAAACTGCTGGTAAGGTTCAAGGTCACGGGCAAATTAATGGCAGATAGGATTTCAGTGACGATGGTTGCTCCAGCATTCAACACACATTCCTACTCTATGAATCATAGGCTGCTGGTACTTGGGAACACGAAAGTGACTTCTGTGGGCACATCAACTTATGACATTCAGGTTACGACGCCCCGTTCTGGATATCTTGCGCCCTCGGGTCATTACATCTTATACGTGGTTCATCAATATATTCCTAGTACAGGCATTTGGGTCAAAATTCTGTGA